In Rickettsia endosymbiont of Lasioglossum villosulum, the DNA window AAACTTATTTAATATATTAACAAGATTAGAGGTTTTAGGCGTTTCTAATTTTAAAGAATCTATGACTAGTAATTTTCCTTCAGAAAATTTTTCGGATAAAGCATGAATTAAACCAAGTTTTCGTACTTTTTTAGGTAATTTAGTTGCATGGCTACGTACTACAGGACCATGAATTACACCACCTCCACGCATCTGTACAGATCTTAAAGAACCTTGTCTTGCATTCCCTGTACCTTTTTGCTTAAAAGGTTTTTTTGTAGTACCGGATACTTCTGATACAGTTTTAGTTTTATGTGTACCAGACATTGCTTTAGCTCGTTGCCAATCAACAACTTGCTTTATTATATCATCCCTAATAAACTCTACAGCAAATATATCTTCGTTTAAACTAATCTCACCAACTTCTTCATTAGCAAGATTTAACATTTTAGTTTTCATTTTTTTTCAACCTATACAGTCTTATATAAAATCTTTTATACAAATAGTTATTTTTATGCAGTTATTGAAATCTTTTTTATTGCATCTTTTATTGAAATATATGAACCTTTATGTCCCGGTATACTTCCCTGAATCATAATAAGCCCTTGCTCTTTATCGATTGCAAATATTTTTAAATTTTGGATAGTAACTTGACTACACCCCATATGTCCAGCCATTTTTTTACCTTTAAAGACTTTTCCTGGATCTTGTCTTTGACCAGTAGAACCGTGTGAACGATGTGATATTGAAACACCGTGAGAAGCTTCAAGCCCTCTAAAATTATGTCTCTTCATACTACCAGCAAATCCTTTACCTATAGTAGTAGCTGTTACATCTATAAATTGTCCTGCCGTAAAATGATCTACTTCTAAACTTGCTGCTATATCGATAAAGTTATCTTCAGAGATTCTAAATTCTTTTAATTTAGTTTTAGGAGACACTTTAGCATTAGCAAAAACTTGCTTCATAGGCTTAGTTACTCTAGATATTTTTTTATCTTTTATTCCTATAACTAAAGCATTATAACCATGTTTTTCAGCAATTTTATGTCCTACTACTTGGCAATCATCAACTTTCACTAGTGTTAATGGAACTCTCTTCCCATTATTATTAAAAACACTAGTCATCCCAACTTTTTGAGCAATTATTCCGGTTCTCATTACTCCCCACTCTCTAATTCAATCACTACATCAACACCTGCTGTTAAATCAACTTTACTTAAAGCGTCAACAACTGCTGGATTTGGATCATCTATAACCAATAATCTTTTTTGTGTTCTAATTTCGTATTGCTCCCTTGATTTTATATGGACGTGGGGAGATCTATTTACGGTAAATCTTTGAATTTTTCTAGGTAAAGGAATAGGACCACTAATATTAGCAAATGTTCTTTTAACAGCACTAACTATCTCTTTAGTAG includes these proteins:
- the rplC gene encoding 50S ribosomal protein L3, translated to MRTGIIAQKVGMTSVFNNNGKRVPLTLVKVDDCQVVGHKIAEKHGYNALVIGIKDKKISRVTKPMKQVFANAKVSPKTKLKEFRISEDNFIDIAASLEVDHFTAGQFIDVTATTIGKGFAGSMKRHNFRGLEASHGVSISHRSHGSTGQRQDPGKVFKGKKMAGHMGCSQVTIQNLKIFAIDKEQGLIMIQGSIPGHKGSYISIKDAIKKISITA
- the rpsJ gene encoding 30S ribosomal protein S10; this encodes MKNKIKIRLKSFDHRSLDQATKEIVSAVKRTFANISGPIPLPRKIQRFTVNRSPHVHIKSREQYEIRTQKRLLVIDDPNPAVVDALSKVDLTAGVDVVIELESGE
- the rplD gene encoding 50S ribosomal protein L4, which gives rise to MKTKMLNLANEEVGEISLNEDIFAVEFIRDDIIKQVVDWQRAKAMSGTHKTKTVSEVSGTTKKPFKQKGTGNARQGSLRSVQMRGGGVIHGPVVRSHATKLPKKVRKLGLIHALSEKFSEGKLLVIDSLKLETPKTSNLVNILNKFQGKSFFVIDGNEVDVNFSLAAQNIYNTVVVPQIGANVYDIIRHEYVLLSQEAVNVLEERLK